In the genome of Rhodoferax sp. BAB1, one region contains:
- a CDS encoding RluA family pseudouridine synthase: MKHIIGGKSAPVSPEVKQVTVDEESAGQRLDNFLLRQLKGVPKTHVYRIIRSGEVRVNKGRASADTRVEPGDVVRVPPVRLSERATEKAEAMAGLVAKGAPAREFPVLFENDAVLAIDKPAGVAVHGGSGVSFGVIEQLRMARPQAKFLELVHRLDRETSGILLLAKKRSALKHLQDQFRERETGKTYLALVAGQWPLNKKVLDKPLHKYLLEDGERRVKVVARDDPDGMKSVTLVKVRSRSEGAVVPSATGYSLLEVTIKTGRTHQIRVHLASEGLPIVGDDKYGDFELNKALQKPAAPQGRVPLRRMFLHAWRLQFNHPASGERIELLAPLPPELEQFLAQAIPDKI, encoded by the coding sequence GTGAAACACATTATAGGGGGCAAATCGGCCCCTGTGAGCCCAGAAGTCAAACAGGTGACGGTCGATGAAGAATCGGCCGGCCAGCGCCTGGACAACTTCCTGCTGCGCCAGCTCAAGGGCGTGCCCAAGACCCATGTCTACCGCATCATCCGCAGCGGCGAAGTGAGGGTTAACAAAGGCCGGGCCTCAGCGGATACAAGGGTCGAGCCCGGTGATGTGGTGCGGGTGCCGCCGGTGCGCCTGTCCGAGCGGGCCACGGAAAAGGCCGAGGCCATGGCGGGGCTGGTGGCCAAGGGGGCGCCAGCGCGCGAATTCCCGGTGCTGTTTGAGAATGATGCCGTGCTGGCCATCGACAAACCGGCCGGGGTGGCGGTGCACGGTGGCTCGGGTGTGAGTTTCGGCGTGATCGAGCAGCTGCGCATGGCCCGGCCCCAGGCCAAATTCCTGGAACTGGTGCACCGGCTGGACCGTGAGACCAGCGGCATCCTCTTGCTGGCCAAGAAGCGCAGTGCGCTCAAACACCTGCAGGACCAGTTTCGCGAGCGTGAGACCGGCAAGACCTACCTGGCCCTGGTGGCCGGGCAGTGGCCGCTGAACAAGAAGGTACTGGACAAGCCCCTGCACAAATACCTGCTGGAGGATGGTGAGCGCCGCGTCAAGGTGGTGGCGCGCGACGACCCGGACGGCATGAAGTCCGTCACCCTGGTCAAGGTGCGCAGCCGCTCGGAGGGGGCAGTGGTCCCGTCCGCCACGGGCTACAGCCTGCTGGAGGTGACCATCAAGACCGGCCGCACCCACCAGATCCGCGTGCACCTGGCTTCCGAAGGCCTGCCTATCGTGGGCGACGACAAGTACGGCGATTTCGAACTCAACAAGGCCTTGCAGAAACCCGCCGCCCCGCAGGGACGAGTGCCTCTGCGCCGCATGTTCCTGCATGCCTGGCGTTTACAGTTCAACCATCCGGCCAGCGGCGAGCGTATCGAACTGCTGGCCCCCTTGCCGCCGGAGCTGGAACAGTTCCTGGCCCAGGCCATTCCCGACAAGATCTGA
- a CDS encoding HAD family hydrolase has product MSSRPRQYDLIAFDWDGTLFDSTAIITRCIQNAVRDVGGTVPGDKEAAYVIGMGLMQALAHAAPDVPADKYPLLGERYRFHYMAHQNDLSLFTGVLELLADLKQRHHWLAVATGKSRRGLDEVLHTVQLKGVFNGSRTADETAGKPHPRMLQELMREFGVEPERTLMIGDTTHDLQMALNAGCPSVGVSYGAHEPEAFHALQPLHVAHSVRELHDWLLHNA; this is encoded by the coding sequence ATGAGCTCCCGACCAAGACAGTACGACCTGATCGCCTTCGACTGGGACGGCACGCTGTTCGACTCCACGGCCATCATCACGCGCTGCATCCAGAACGCGGTGCGTGACGTCGGCGGCACCGTGCCCGGCGACAAGGAGGCCGCCTATGTGATCGGCATGGGCCTGATGCAGGCGCTGGCGCATGCCGCGCCCGATGTGCCGGCCGACAAATACCCCCTGCTGGGTGAACGCTATCGTTTCCACTACATGGCGCACCAGAATGACCTGAGCCTGTTCACCGGTGTGCTGGAACTGCTGGCCGACCTGAAGCAGCGCCACCACTGGCTGGCCGTGGCCACGGGCAAGAGCCGGCGCGGCCTGGACGAGGTGCTGCACACGGTGCAGCTCAAGGGCGTGTTCAACGGCTCGCGCACTGCCGATGAAACCGCCGGCAAGCCGCATCCGCGCATGTTGCAGGAGCTGATGCGCGAGTTCGGCGTGGAGCCCGAGCGCACGCTCATGATCGGCGACACCACGCATGACCTGCAGATGGCGCTCAATGCCGGCTGCCCCAGCGTGGGGGTGAGTTATGGCGCCCACGAGCCCGAGGCCTTCCATGCCCTGCAGCCGTTGCATGTGGCGCATTCGGTGCGCGAATTGCACGACTGGCTGTTACACAACGCCTGA
- a CDS encoding Rieske 2Fe-2S domain-containing protein gives MEAAELIPLCNSADLADGGLGVPFDVVYGGQTCRAFAIRYAGRVQAYLNRCTHVAMELDYQPNHFFDITGHWLICSTHGALYSPESGACRGGPCRGGLVKIALTEHDGVVHWHTAYNLKPLEF, from the coding sequence ATGGAGGCAGCAGAACTGATCCCCCTGTGCAACTCGGCTGACCTGGCCGACGGCGGCCTGGGTGTGCCTTTTGACGTGGTCTACGGCGGCCAGACCTGCCGCGCCTTTGCCATCCGCTACGCTGGCCGGGTGCAGGCTTACCTGAACCGCTGCACGCACGTGGCCATGGAGCTGGACTACCAGCCCAACCATTTTTTCGACATCACCGGCCACTGGCTGATCTGCTCCACGCATGGTGCCCTGTACTCGCCCGAGTCCGGCGCCTGCCGCGGCGGGCCCTGCCGCGGTGGGCTGGTCAAGATCGCCCTGACGGAGCACGATGGTGTCGTGCACTGGCATACTGCCTACAACCTGAAACCTCTCGAGTTCTGA
- a CDS encoding S49 family peptidase, producing the protein MSDNFGAESGSPKQEASTSAAQAPGWERAVLEKLAFAALEEQRAARRWKIISRLGWLAVFGVLVWLVAGLGNSGSAPSTRHTALVEIQGEIASDSEASADLVVGAIRNAFEDHGAQAVVLLINSPGGSPVQAGIINDEIRRLKAKHKKPVYAVVEEACASAAYYIAVSADKIYVDKASIVGSIGVLMDGFGFTGLMDKLGVERRLMTAGENKGFLDPFSPQTEKQRAFAQAMLDQIHKQFIDVVKTGRGKRLKETPDMFSGLFWTGQQAVELGLADQLGNLDYVAREVVKAEEIVDYTRHPNVAERLIKRFGAAIGEGSVKAVRAQPAWR; encoded by the coding sequence ATGAGTGACAACTTTGGCGCCGAATCCGGCAGCCCTAAACAGGAAGCATCCACGTCGGCGGCCCAGGCCCCGGGCTGGGAGCGCGCCGTGCTGGAAAAACTGGCCTTTGCCGCGCTGGAGGAACAGCGCGCGGCACGACGCTGGAAGATCATCAGCCGCCTGGGCTGGCTGGCTGTTTTCGGGGTGCTGGTCTGGCTGGTCGCCGGTCTGGGGAACTCGGGGTCTGCTCCGAGTACGCGCCATACTGCCCTGGTGGAGATCCAGGGTGAGATTGCCTCGGACAGCGAGGCCAGTGCCGATCTGGTGGTGGGTGCGATCCGCAACGCCTTCGAGGACCATGGGGCCCAGGCCGTGGTGCTGCTGATCAACTCGCCCGGCGGCAGCCCGGTGCAGGCCGGCATCATCAACGACGAGATCCGCCGCCTCAAGGCCAAGCACAAAAAGCCTGTCTATGCGGTGGTCGAAGAGGCCTGTGCCTCGGCCGCCTATTACATCGCCGTCTCGGCTGACAAGATTTACGTCGACAAGGCCAGCATCGTGGGCAGCATCGGCGTGCTGATGGACGGTTTCGGCTTCACCGGCCTGATGGACAAGCTGGGTGTCGAGCGTCGCCTCATGACGGCCGGCGAGAACAAGGGTTTTCTCGACCCCTTCAGCCCGCAGACCGAGAAGCAGCGCGCCTTTGCCCAGGCCATGCTGGACCAGATCCACAAGCAGTTCATCGACGTGGTCAAGACCGGGCGCGGCAAGCGCCTGAAGGAAACGCCCGACATGTTCAGCGGCCTGTTCTGGACCGGCCAGCAGGCCGTGGAACTGGGCCTGGCCGACCAGTTGGGCAACCTGGACTACGTGGCGCGCGAGGTGGTCAAGGCCGAGGAGATCGTCGACTACACGCGCCATCCCAACGTGGCCGAACGGCTGATCAAGCGCTTTGGCGCGGCCATCGGCGAGGGCTCGGTCAAGGCCGTGCGCGCGCAGCCGGCCTGGCGCTGA
- a CDS encoding HD-GYP domain-containing protein, which translates to MKLLRLPRSKVRLGEPLPWNIRDENTRLLLSRGHIVESEELLDALLTRGAFVDIEEARAVAHLADLAEKERASLSALKRPENLFSLWGQSAEEMHQLMAKLPEAPPSPGQITDFASRLIALVDQDVDMALYHMVRQESAHLYYYGYNHAIHASVLCLLMARRLQWPQAKVLSLVHAALTMNMPILQLQGVMAEQDEPMRESQKTQIHAHPELAVQWLTEAGVTDGDWLTAIAQHHEHADGNGYPRGRTDPTDLAVALRVADVFTSKISPRKLRAALPIQEAARQLFREDHGSPLSSAVIKEFGLYPPGELVKLSSGEIGVVMRRTDSVKCPLVAAITDDKGHPTVHTVQRDTSQPQYAIVGPVADKTLVARMPPERIYGYRQLAPAAAQQTGQRPGSPA; encoded by the coding sequence ATGAAGCTGCTTCGACTGCCCCGCTCGAAGGTCAGGCTTGGGGAGCCCTTGCCATGGAACATCCGTGACGAGAACACCCGGCTCCTGCTATCGCGAGGCCACATCGTCGAGAGCGAGGAGCTGCTCGATGCCTTGCTGACCCGTGGTGCGTTCGTCGACATCGAGGAAGCCCGTGCGGTCGCTCACCTCGCGGACCTGGCCGAAAAAGAACGGGCCAGCCTCTCCGCCCTGAAACGTCCGGAGAATCTGTTCAGCCTCTGGGGCCAGAGCGCCGAGGAGATGCACCAGCTCATGGCGAAGCTGCCGGAGGCGCCGCCCTCGCCGGGTCAGATCACCGACTTTGCCAGCCGGCTGATCGCTCTGGTGGACCAGGACGTGGACATGGCCCTGTACCACATGGTCCGGCAGGAATCGGCCCACCTGTATTACTACGGCTACAACCACGCCATCCATGCGTCCGTTCTCTGTCTGCTGATGGCGCGTCGGCTGCAATGGCCGCAAGCCAAGGTTCTGAGTCTGGTGCACGCGGCGCTCACCATGAACATGCCGATCCTGCAGCTGCAGGGCGTGATGGCCGAGCAGGACGAACCCATGCGTGAAAGTCAGAAGACGCAGATTCATGCACATCCGGAACTGGCGGTCCAATGGCTGACCGAAGCCGGCGTAACCGATGGCGACTGGTTGACCGCCATTGCCCAGCATCACGAGCATGCGGATGGCAACGGTTATCCGCGGGGCCGGACCGACCCCACCGATCTGGCGGTCGCCTTGCGTGTCGCCGATGTCTTCACGTCCAAGATCAGCCCGCGCAAGCTGCGGGCTGCACTGCCGATCCAGGAGGCGGCCCGGCAACTGTTCCGTGAAGATCATGGCAGCCCGCTCTCATCGGCCGTCATCAAGGAGTTCGGACTCTATCCGCCAGGTGAGCTCGTGAAGCTGAGCAGCGGAGAGATCGGGGTCGTGATGCGACGGACCGACAGCGTCAAATGCCCACTGGTGGCAGCTATCACCGATGACAAGGGCCATCCGACGGTCCACACTGTCCAGCGCGACACATCACAACCGCAGTACGCCATCGTCGGGCCCGTGGCCGACAAGACGCTGGTCGCCCGCATGCCTCCGGAACGGATCTACGGCTACCGGCAACTCGCCCCCGCGGCCGCACAGCAGACAGGCCAACGGCCCGGCAGTCCGGCTTGA
- a CDS encoding SAM-dependent methyltransferase produces the protein MTTPGKLYLVPAPLDFGCSTQTPLTEVLPAGTLVVAARLQHWICENAKSARAYLKRVGELHPLAVPIQSLDLQELPREVHKKGDHGSTGFDARPLLAPALAGQDLGLLSEAGMPAVADPGSSVVRAAHELGITVVPLVGPVSLLLALAASGLSGQNFAFVGYLPQDAAERATRIRDLESLALKSGQTQLFIETPYRNAALQEALLKTLQHNTRLAVASGLTLATAQLRSNTVKNWKQQPLAPDKDTPAVYAIGR, from the coding sequence ATGACCACGCCCGGCAAACTCTATCTGGTGCCCGCGCCGCTGGACTTCGGCTGCAGCACCCAGACCCCGCTGACCGAGGTGCTGCCTGCCGGTACCCTGGTCGTGGCGGCGCGGCTGCAGCACTGGATCTGCGAGAACGCCAAGAGCGCCCGCGCCTATCTCAAGCGCGTGGGTGAACTGCATCCTCTGGCAGTCCCGATCCAGTCACTGGACCTCCAGGAGTTGCCGCGCGAAGTGCACAAAAAAGGTGACCACGGCAGCACAGGCTTCGACGCCAGGCCGCTGCTGGCCCCGGCCCTGGCTGGCCAAGACCTGGGGCTGCTGAGTGAAGCCGGTATGCCCGCCGTGGCTGATCCGGGTTCTTCGGTGGTGCGAGCCGCGCACGAACTCGGCATCACGGTGGTGCCGCTGGTGGGGCCAGTCTCTTTGCTGCTGGCACTGGCCGCCAGCGGCCTCTCGGGCCAGAACTTTGCTTTCGTCGGTTACCTGCCGCAGGACGCCGCCGAGCGCGCCACGCGCATCCGCGATCTGGAGTCGCTGGCGCTCAAGAGCGGCCAGACCCAGCTCTTCATCGAAACGCCCTACCGCAACGCCGCCCTGCAGGAAGCCCTGCTCAAGACCCTGCAGCACAACACCCGTCTGGCGGTGGCCAGCGGGCTGACACTGGCCACCGCGCAGCTGCGCAGCAACACCGTCAAGAACTGGAAGCAGCAGCCGCTGGCGCCAGACAAAGATACGCCGGCGGTCTACGCCATCGGACGCTGA
- a CDS encoding Maf family nucleotide pyrophosphatase, which yields MSVPAPRPLILGSTSAYRRELLQRLRLPFEVASPEVDETPQPGENPRDLALRLALAKARAVAARHPAAVVIGSDQVADLGGEPLGKPGTHARAVVQLRRMRGRTVIFQTAVAVVCVETGFEKVELAPVRVRFRDLTDAEIESYLRTETPYDCAGSAKSEGLGIALLDTIESDDPTALVGLPLIRTARLLRAAGLSLLGAA from the coding sequence ATGAGCGTCCCCGCCCCCCGCCCCCTGATCCTCGGCTCCACCTCGGCCTACCGGCGCGAACTGTTGCAGCGCCTGCGCCTGCCTTTCGAGGTGGCCTCGCCCGAAGTCGATGAAACCCCCCAGCCCGGCGAAAACCCGCGTGATCTGGCCCTGCGCCTGGCGCTGGCCAAGGCGCGCGCGGTGGCCGCACGCCATCCGGCAGCCGTGGTGATCGGCTCGGACCAGGTCGCCGACCTGGGCGGCGAACCGCTGGGCAAGCCCGGCACGCACGCACGCGCCGTGGTCCAGCTGCGCCGCATGCGCGGTCGCACGGTGATCTTCCAGACCGCCGTGGCCGTGGTCTGCGTCGAGACGGGTTTCGAAAAGGTCGAGCTGGCGCCGGTGCGCGTGCGCTTTCGCGATCTGACGGACGCCGAGATCGAAAGCTATCTGCGCACCGAGACCCCCTATGACTGTGCAGGCAGTGCCAAGAGCGAGGGCCTGGGCATCGCCCTGCTGGACACCATCGAGAGCGACGATCCGACCGCGCTGGTCGGCCTGCCGCTGATCCGCACCGCCCGCTTGCTGCGCGCGGCGGGCCTGTCCCTCCTAGGGGCAGCATGA
- a CDS encoding DUF177 domain-containing protein, protein MTQEFHARRLDIKAFAQAGAVLSGQDSLSKYERLLAETGGVGAERPVRWDARGEQRIDASGFAQIWLHLSAQVTLPLTCQRCLGPADIELAVARDFRFVASEEQAQAEDEAAEEDVLALTREFNLQELIEDELLMELPVVPRHEVCPTEVKLVAQDADFEAAQAEKPNPFAALAGLKGGKPG, encoded by the coding sequence ATGACCCAAGAGTTTCATGCCCGCCGCCTGGATATCAAGGCCTTTGCCCAGGCCGGTGCGGTCCTGTCCGGCCAGGATTCACTGTCAAAATATGAGCGATTGCTCGCGGAAACGGGTGGCGTTGGCGCCGAGCGCCCGGTCCGCTGGGATGCCCGGGGCGAGCAGCGCATCGACGCCAGCGGTTTCGCCCAGATCTGGCTGCACCTCAGCGCCCAGGTTACGCTGCCGCTGACCTGCCAGCGCTGCCTGGGGCCAGCCGACATCGAACTCGCGGTGGCGCGCGACTTCCGTTTTGTGGCGAGCGAAGAGCAGGCCCAGGCCGAGGATGAGGCGGCCGAAGAGGACGTCTTGGCCTTGACCCGCGAGTTCAATCTGCAGGAGTTGATCGAGGATGAGCTGCTGATGGAACTGCCCGTGGTGCCGCGTCACGAGGTTTGTCCGACCGAGGTCAAGCTGGTCGCCCAGGACGCGGATTTCGAGGCAGCCCAGGCCGAGAAGCCCAACCCCTTTGCCGCCCTGGCCGGGCTCAAGGGCGGCAAGCCTGGCTGA
- the rpmF gene encoding 50S ribosomal protein L32, whose protein sequence is MAVQQNKKSPSKRGMHRSHNALNVPGIAVEPTTGETHLRHHISPNGFYRGRKVLKTKSEA, encoded by the coding sequence ATGGCAGTCCAGCAAAACAAGAAGTCGCCCTCCAAGCGCGGCATGCACCGTTCGCACAACGCCCTGAACGTGCCCGGCATCGCTGTCGAGCCGACCACGGGTGAGACCCACCTGCGTCACCACATCAGCCCCAACGGCTTCTACCGTGGCCGCAAGGTGCTGAAGACCAAATCCGAAGCCTGA
- the plsX gene encoding phosphate acyltransferase PlsX, which produces MITIAVDCMGGDHGPRVTLAACRNFLDHHPDAELLLVGLPDRLSGPTHARARVVPASEVVGMDDPIEVALRRKKDSSMRVAIEQVKAGVAQAAVSAGNTGALMAIARYVLKTVEGIDRPAIATQLPNAAGGATTVLDLGANVDCTAEHLLQFAVMGSALVSVLRDDPNPSVGLLNIGEEVIKGSEVIKKAGELLRSAANSGDLNFYGNVEGNDIFKGTTDIVVCDGFVGNVALKASEGLASMIGGFLKQEFSRNIFTKIAAICALPVLSAFKKRVDHRRYNGAALLGLRGLVFKSHGSADELAFEQALNRAYDAARNKLLERVQARIAHAAPLLAGVAAAE; this is translated from the coding sequence ATGATCACGATTGCTGTGGACTGCATGGGGGGCGATCACGGCCCCCGCGTCACGCTGGCGGCGTGCCGCAACTTCCTTGACCATCACCCGGATGCCGAGTTGCTTCTGGTCGGCCTGCCCGACCGCCTGAGCGGCCCCACCCATGCGCGCGCACGTGTGGTGCCCGCCAGCGAGGTGGTGGGCATGGACGATCCGATCGAGGTGGCGCTGCGCCGCAAGAAAGACTCATCCATGCGCGTGGCCATCGAGCAGGTCAAGGCCGGAGTTGCGCAGGCGGCGGTTTCCGCCGGTAATACCGGCGCCCTGATGGCGATTGCCCGTTATGTGCTCAAGACGGTCGAGGGGATAGACCGCCCGGCCATCGCCACCCAGTTGCCCAATGCCGCCGGTGGGGCCACCACGGTCCTGGATCTGGGGGCGAACGTGGATTGCACGGCCGAGCACCTGCTGCAGTTTGCCGTCATGGGATCGGCCCTGGTCTCGGTCCTGCGCGATGATCCCAACCCTTCGGTAGGACTGCTCAATATTGGCGAGGAAGTCATCAAGGGCAGCGAAGTCATCAAAAAAGCCGGTGAATTGCTTCGATCTGCAGCTAACTCTGGCGATTTGAATTTTTACGGCAACGTTGAAGGCAACGATATCTTCAAGGGCACGACGGATATCGTGGTCTGCGATGGCTTTGTGGGCAATGTGGCGCTGAAAGCCAGCGAGGGCCTGGCCTCGATGATCGGGGGCTTCCTCAAGCAGGAGTTCTCGCGCAATATTTTCACGAAAATTGCGGCCATCTGCGCCCTTCCGGTTCTTTCGGCATTTAAAAAGCGGGTTGACCATCGCCGTTACAACGGTGCAGCCCTGCTGGGCTTGCGCGGGCTGGTGTTCAAGAGTCACGGTTCGGCCGACGAACTTGCTTTTGAGCAGGCCCTGAACCGCGCGTATGATGCAGCCCGGAACAAGCTACTTGAGCGGGTCCAGGCCCGTATCGCGCATGCCGCTCCGCTGTTGGCCGGTGTGGCCGCCGCGGAGTAG
- a CDS encoding beta-ketoacyl-ACP synthase III — translation MRRYSRITGTGSFLPPKRLSNADLVAQLAADGVESSDEWIVERTGIRARHFAETGVTSSDLGAEAARRALDAAGVAAKDIDLIIVATSTPDMVFPSAACILQNKIGANGCPAFDVQAVCSGFVYALTVADAMIKSGAASRALVIGAEVFSRIIDFKDRTTCVLFGDGAGAVVLEASDEPGLLASDLHADGKHVDILCTPGHVCGGIVLGDPLLKMDGQAVFKLAVGVLEETARAVLAKAGKQESDIDWLIPHQANIRIMTGTAKKLKLPMDKVIVTVDQHGNTSAASIPLALDAGVRSGRVKPGDLVMLEGVGGGFTWGSVLLKM, via the coding sequence ATGAGACGTTATTCCCGCATCACCGGTACCGGCAGCTTCCTGCCGCCCAAGCGCCTGAGCAATGCCGACCTGGTGGCCCAGCTGGCCGCCGATGGCGTTGAGAGTTCCGACGAATGGATCGTCGAGCGCACCGGCATCCGCGCGCGCCATTTCGCCGAGACCGGCGTGACCAGCAGCGACCTGGGCGCCGAGGCCGCGCGCCGCGCCCTGGACGCTGCCGGCGTGGCGGCCAAGGACATCGACCTGATCATTGTGGCGACTTCGACGCCGGACATGGTCTTTCCCTCGGCGGCTTGCATCCTGCAGAACAAGATCGGTGCCAACGGCTGCCCGGCTTTTGATGTCCAGGCGGTCTGCAGCGGCTTTGTGTATGCCCTGACCGTGGCCGACGCCATGATCAAAAGCGGTGCGGCGAGCCGGGCGCTGGTGATCGGTGCCGAAGTCTTCTCGCGCATCATCGATTTCAAGGACCGGACCACCTGCGTGCTGTTCGGTGACGGTGCAGGTGCGGTCGTACTGGAAGCCTCGGACGAGCCGGGTCTGCTGGCCAGCGACCTGCACGCCGATGGCAAGCATGTCGACATCCTGTGCACGCCTGGGCATGTCTGCGGCGGCATCGTTCTGGGCGACCCGCTGCTCAAGATGGACGGCCAGGCCGTTTTCAAACTGGCCGTGGGCGTGCTGGAAGAGACGGCCCGCGCGGTGCTGGCCAAGGCCGGCAAGCAGGAAAGCGACATCGACTGGCTGATCCCGCACCAGGCCAATATCCGCATCATGACGGGCACGGCCAAGAAGCTGAAGCTGCCCATGGACAAGGTGATCGTTACCGTGGACCAGCACGGCAACACCTCGGCGGCCTCGATTCCGCTGGCCCTGGATGCTGGCGTGCGCAGCGGTCGTGTCAAGCCGGGTGATCTGGTCATGCTCGAAGGCGTGGGCGGCGGCTTCACCTGGGGCTCGGTCCTGCTGAAAATGTAG
- the fabD gene encoding ACP S-malonyltransferase has product MKPFAFVFPGQGSQSVGMLDAWGDHPEVREVLHEASEALGENLAQLIKDGPKEALALTTNTQPVMLVAGVAAYRVWMSETGVAPAAVAGHSLGEYSAMVAAGVLTLSQAVPLVRFRAQAMQEAVPVGTGAMAAILGMDAAKVIAGCAEVVQSFGPDSSEVVEAVNFNDPAQTVIAGSKAAVEKACEVLKANGAKRALSLPVSAPFHSSLMKPAAEKLRERLEDVELGEPQITLINNIDVTVEIDADRIRDALYRQAFGPVRWVECVQAIKAHGMTHIVECGPGKVLAGMVKRIDPELTGMALFDPATLTEVQGALA; this is encoded by the coding sequence ATGAAACCGTTTGCCTTTGTCTTCCCGGGCCAGGGTTCGCAGTCGGTCGGCATGCTCGACGCCTGGGGCGACCACCCCGAGGTGCGTGAAGTCTTGCACGAAGCCTCCGAGGCGCTGGGCGAAAACCTGGCGCAACTGATCAAGGACGGCCCCAAGGAAGCCCTGGCGCTGACCACGAATACCCAGCCCGTCATGCTGGTGGCCGGCGTGGCTGCCTACCGTGTCTGGATGAGCGAGACCGGTGTGGCGCCGGCCGCCGTGGCCGGACATTCCCTGGGCGAGTATTCGGCCATGGTGGCCGCCGGCGTGCTGACGCTGTCGCAGGCTGTGCCGCTGGTGCGCTTCCGTGCCCAGGCCATGCAGGAAGCCGTGCCGGTAGGCACCGGCGCCATGGCCGCCATTCTGGGCATGGACGCGGCCAAGGTGATTGCGGGCTGCGCCGAGGTGGTGCAATCCTTTGGTCCGGATTCGAGCGAGGTGGTCGAAGCCGTGAATTTCAATGATCCGGCCCAGACCGTGATAGCCGGCTCCAAGGCGGCGGTCGAGAAGGCCTGCGAAGTGCTCAAGGCCAACGGTGCCAAGCGCGCTCTGTCGCTGCCAGTATCGGCTCCCTTCCACTCGAGCCTCATGAAACCGGCAGCCGAGAAGCTGCGCGAGCGCCTGGAGGATGTGGAACTGGGCGAGCCGCAGATTACCCTCATCAATAACATCGACGTGACGGTCGAGATCGACGCCGATCGCATCCGTGACGCCCTGTACCGCCAGGCCTTTGGGCCGGTGCGCTGGGTGGAGTGTGTGCAGGCCATCAAGGCGCATGGCATGACCCACATCGTGGAATGCGGTCCGGGTAAGGTGCTGGCCGGCATGGTCAAGCGCATCGACCCCGAATTGACCGGTATGGCCCTGTTCGATCCAGCCACGCTGACAGAAGTCCAAGGAGCTTTGGCATGA
- the fabG gene encoding 3-oxoacyl-ACP reductase FabG, translated as MSEMKFDGQVALVTGASRGIGAAIAHELAHQGLKVIGTATSDEGAARISAALAAFNGCKGIKLNVNDAAGCEAAIDAIVKEQGALHVLVNNAGITRDNLAMRMKDGEWDEVLDTNLKAVFRMSRAVMRTMMKQRYGRIISITSVVGASGNPGQANYAAAKAGVAGMTRALARELGTRNITVNCVAPGFIETDMTAHLPEEQQKALLGQIPLGHLGKPADIAHAVAYLASPHAGYVTGQELHVNGGMYM; from the coding sequence ATGAGTGAGATGAAATTCGACGGCCAGGTGGCCCTGGTCACCGGTGCCTCGCGCGGCATTGGTGCGGCCATCGCGCACGAGTTGGCCCATCAGGGCCTCAAGGTCATCGGCACTGCCACCAGCGACGAGGGGGCCGCCAGGATCAGCGCCGCCCTGGCGGCCTTCAATGGCTGCAAGGGCATCAAACTCAACGTCAACGATGCGGCAGGCTGCGAGGCCGCCATCGATGCCATCGTCAAGGAGCAGGGCGCCCTGCACGTGCTGGTCAACAACGCCGGTATCACGCGTGACAATCTGGCCATGCGCATGAAGGATGGCGAGTGGGACGAGGTGCTGGACACCAACCTCAAGGCCGTGTTCCGCATGAGCCGGGCCGTGATGCGCACCATGATGAAGCAGCGTTACGGCCGCATCATCAGCATCACCTCGGTCGTTGGCGCCTCGGGCAATCCGGGCCAGGCCAACTACGCGGCTGCCAAGGCCGGTGTGGCCGGCATGACACGTGCCCTGGCGCGGGAACTCGGTACGCGTAACATCACGGTGAATTGCGTCGCACCGGGTTTCATCGAAACCGACATGACGGCCCACCTGCCCGAAGAGCAGCAGAAGGCCCTGCTGGGACAGATTCCGCTGGGCCATCTGGGCAAGCCGGCCGACATTGCGCACGCGGTGGCCTACCTGGCCTCGCCGCATGCGGGCTACGTGACGGGGCAGGAGCTGCACGTCAATGGCGGCATGTACATGTAA
- the acpP gene encoding acyl carrier protein has translation MSDIEARVKKIIAEQLGVEESQVTSEKAFVADLGADSLDTVELVMALEDEFGIEIPDEDAEKITTVQNAIDYAKAHQKA, from the coding sequence ATGAGCGATATCGAAGCACGCGTCAAAAAAATCATTGCCGAACAACTCGGTGTGGAAGAGTCCCAGGTGACCAGCGAGAAGGCTTTCGTGGCTGATCTGGGCGCCGACTCCCTGGACACCGTCGAACTGGTGATGGCACTGGAAGACGAGTTCGGCATCGAGATCCCGGACGAAGACGCCGAGAAGATCACCACGGTGCAAAACGCCATCGACTACGCCAAGGCGCACCAGAAGGCCTGA